AAAAACAATATCAAAAGACTTTTCATTTTCTGTACTTCCCGATGGGAAAATATCTTTATTTAGATCTACGGGGGAAATTTCTGTTCCTTCCAGATCCAGTTTCAGATCCGAAACATTCTCCACATTACTTTTAAGCTGATTCCCTCGTATCCAGCTTCCTGTTTCCGTGATATAAATCGGGTGAACGTCATAGCTTGAAAAATCAATTGCATTTATGACCGCTTTTGCCGTCTGAAGTGATACTTGGTGTTCTGCAGATTTCCCGCCGTATACCAATCCAAGTGTCTTTGTCATTACTACGCCTCCATTAGTCAGTCTGTTTCGTATGGTTCAATCCTTCTGTTTCTGTTATTGTTCCACTTTACATAGTAAGGGATTAATACACTTCCTGCAATCCTTCCTTTCATCTTATTTTGCAAATAAATATGTTCAAACGCACATCATCATTTGTTTTTTTAGCGAACAAAACCGATACCTCAGAAATGACGATAAATCTCCTAATACTGTTCCTGTATAAACTAAGGTTCAACTGCGGGAGCTGTCGAAAGGGCTAATGAATTAGAAAGGAAAACCGCCCATGTGGACGGTTTTTTCTTTATTCAGCCCCTGTTTAGTTGTTCAAGATCTCTGCATACCATCTTTGAGGTATCGTTCAATCTGATGGATATGATGCGCGTCATGCGCAGTGAATAGTTCGATCATTTGCCCAACAGATTTAACCTTTGAGTTGTATGGTATATTGATTGGCGTAGCCATATCCAAATCCGTAAGCTGATCCAACAGGATACTGCGCATTTCTATTCCCCGCTCTGCAACCCAGTTAGCTCGTCGCCCTTCAATCGAGGCGAGGGCTGACTGATTATAAATGTCCGGTTGCGGCCAGTGACGCAAAGGAATATCCGATTTGACAGCGGGAATTACGGTCTCAATCAAAAACCGATCCCAGTAGTAGATGTGCCCTATGATATGCCGCATAGACCAGCCGCCTGCGCGGACAGGTGTCAGTAATTCTTGCTCCGGAAGGTTTGACCAGCCTTTCAGTTTATCGGCATACCTTTGTAATGATTCCATTAAAACCACTCCGAAGGAACTGGCTCATTCTCCGCCAATTCAAAGGCTGCATTCGTAATCGCTTCTGCTTCAGTTTCACCAGATTCACAAATCTGATGAAATTCATTTTGAAAACAGACAGTATATTGATCAGTGACAGAGTATTCGAAGCCGAATAATTCCAGCTGAGCTACCAGCAGTTTAGCCTGATTCACGTTCGAACGCGGATCAAATTCTTCAATAACCTGACGGTTGACACTGTCAAACCATTTCCCCGATGTTTGAAGTCGCCAGCCCATCACTCTTCGGGCCAAAATTTCCCTGTAATCCATCATGACCATTCCCTTCTCTATATTATAAATTCTGGATGAATAGACGGATCACATCAGCTCCGCCGATCACAGTTCCAATTGTGCTGCCGATGTTACTGAAGATCACGACAAGCAGAATCCTCGTCACTTTATTATCCTTAAAACCTTTAAAAGAATACACATCTTCCGATAGACTTTCAAAATCCTGAACCTGAGGCCTTCGGAAATACGTTTGTACAATCCCGGCAAACCATCCTGCTGCTAATGCAGGACTGAGTGAACTGAGTGGTGCAACTATGAATGCTGTCAATACAGCAAATGGATGACCAAAAGCCAGTGCAGCTCCCAAAGCTGAAAATGTTCCGTTCCAAAGAAGCCAAGCAATCATTTGCTGCATACCTGCTGCGGGGTTCATCATCAATGTGGTGATAATGATTCCGATAATCATAATCGGAATCATCCAGCCTATGATCTTCGGCAAGGATGATTTCGGAGGTCGCTCATTCAGCAGCTCAAGATTGTGGTCCACTTTGATCTGCTCCAGAATACCGGGTACGTGAGCCGCACCCAATACTGCAACCACTTTATTTCCAGGGGAAGATTTAATCATCTGTGCGAGATACTGGTCTCGTTCATCTATCAAGGGCACTTTAAGTGTTGGGAATGATCGAGTGAATTCTTCCAAAGCAGAATTCAGCATATCCTCAGATTTCATTCGTTCAAGCTCTTCTTCGCTGATTTCTTCTTTATTTATTACGCTGCCCATAATGGCTGTCATCAGTTTAGCTTTTCCCCAAAATCCAACATTTTTCCATATGCGGGCGAATGTAATTTGAATGTTTCGATCGGCGAGAATCAGTTCTGCTCCTATTTCTTCTGCAGAATCGATACCTTGGATCATTTCTTGACCGGGTTTAATCCCAAATTGCTTCGCCATCCGTTTTTGAAAAGAAGAAATCAACAGATTCATCATTAAAAGTGAAGCTTTCTTTTCTTTAATCACCTTAAAGATATCCATGTCTTTCCACTTATTTTCTTCCCGAATGGATTGAAACCTTTGCTCATCAAGTTCTACACAGACTGTATCCGGCTGTTCGCTTTCAATCACGTCCTTGACCTGTTCAGCGCTTTGCTTGGATACGTGGGCCGTACCGACAAGTATCACTTCTTTATCATCAATTCTTAAACGCTTTATGTTTTCTTCAGTCATTGTCGACCCTCTTTGCGGAAATTATTTTCTACACGCTTTGTACTATACCATTTTTACAGATGGAATGCTTCCTGCACGGTCATTTTTTACTGCATCCTGACAAAATTCTTTTCATCTTCGTATTTATTGCGTAAACTGTAGAAAGAGGGGGTTTCTTCTATGAACGATTGGTTTATGTGGTTTATTATACTTTGGTCCATCTTCATTTTTGTAATGGTGGCCATCGGCGGATACTTCATGTTCCGGAAGTTTTTGAAAAAGATGCCTAAAGAAGATGGGAAATCCATTCTTGATTGGCAGG
This Salisediminibacterium beveridgei DNA region includes the following protein-coding sequences:
- a CDS encoding DinB family protein; the protein is MESLQRYADKLKGWSNLPEQELLTPVRAGGWSMRHIIGHIYYWDRFLIETVIPAVKSDIPLRHWPQPDIYNQSALASIEGRRANWVAERGIEMRSILLDQLTDLDMATPINIPYNSKVKSVGQMIELFTAHDAHHIHQIERYLKDGMQRS
- a CDS encoding BC1872 family protein; this translates as MMDYREILARRVMGWRLQTSGKWFDSVNRQVIEEFDPRSNVNQAKLLVAQLELFGFEYSVTDQYTVCFQNEFHQICESGETEAEAITNAAFELAENEPVPSEWF
- a CDS encoding TraB/GumN family protein; translation: MTEENIKRLRIDDKEVILVGTAHVSKQSAEQVKDVIESEQPDTVCVELDEQRFQSIREENKWKDMDIFKVIKEKKASLLMMNLLISSFQKRMAKQFGIKPGQEMIQGIDSAEEIGAELILADRNIQITFARIWKNVGFWGKAKLMTAIMGSVINKEEISEEELERMKSEDMLNSALEEFTRSFPTLKVPLIDERDQYLAQMIKSSPGNKVVAVLGAAHVPGILEQIKVDHNLELLNERPPKSSLPKIIGWMIPIMIIGIIITTLMMNPAAGMQQMIAWLLWNGTFSALGAALAFGHPFAVLTAFIVAPLSSLSPALAAGWFAGIVQTYFRRPQVQDFESLSEDVYSFKGFKDNKVTRILLVVIFSNIGSTIGTVIGGADVIRLFIQNL